Proteins encoded together in one Coffea arabica cultivar ET-39 chromosome 2c, Coffea Arabica ET-39 HiFi, whole genome shotgun sequence window:
- the LOC113732423 gene encoding uncharacterized protein translates to MAAQTHLFHPLHSLSLPLKTRCKSPDFKPKLKPSTFIISSKLRAAVVGGGPAGSSAAEALAAGGIETFLFERSPSTAKPCGGAIPLCMLDEFSIPPHLIDRKVTRMKIISPSNLAVDFGKTLKPHEFISMLRREVLDDFLRRRAESCGAALIKGLVTNVEVPLTSSSSYVIHYNKNNSQKSLAVDVVIGADGANSKVAKAIKAGDYTCAIAFQERIKLPEEKMEYYENLAEMYVGNDVSPDFYAWVFPKCDHVAVGTGTVCSKKDIKMFQHGIRARVRPKTHGGQVIKVEAHPIPEHPRPVRVRGRVALVGDAAGYVTKCSGEGIYFAAKSGRMCGEAIVKASEGGERMISEEDLKREYLKKWDEKYLTTFRFLDLLQRVFYGSNAAREALVELCGDEYVQRMTFESYLYKKLARGNGWDDIKMVMNTIGSLIRCDIVGRGIEMFDKRVLAQL, encoded by the coding sequence ATGGCCGCTCAAACTCACCTGTTTCATCCACTCCACTCCTTATCTCTGCCACTGAAAACCCGATGTAAATCACCTGACTTTAAACCCAAGCTAAAACCCTCCACATTCATCATCTCCAGCAAGCTCCGGGCAGCGGTGGTAGGAGGAGGTCCAGCTGGATCCTCTGCAGCTGAAGCACTTGCTGCTGGTGGCATAGAGACCTTCCTCTTCGAACGCAGCCCCTCTACTGCCAAACCCTGTGGTGGAGCAATCCCACTTTGTATGCTAGATGAGTTCTCCATCCCTCCTCACCTCATTGATCGGAAAGTCACCCGCATGAAGATAATATCTCCGTCCAATCTGGCCGTTGATTTTGGTAAAACTCTGAAGCCCCATGAGTTCATCTCCATGCTCCGCCGAGAAGTGCTTGATGACTTCCTACGCCGCCGTGCTGAGTCTTGTGGCGCCGCACTTATCAAAGGACTTGTCACAAATGTGGAGGTTCCCCTAACAAGCAGCTCTTCATATGTTATTCACTATAATAAGAATAATTCACAGAAATCTCTTGCTGTTGATGTTGTTATTGGTGCTGATGGAGCCAACAGTAAGGTGGCTAAGGCCATAAAAGCAGGAGATTACACTTGTGCTATTGCTTTTCAAGAAAGGATTAAGTTGCCTGAGGAGAAAATGGAATATTATGAAAATTTGGCTGAAATGTATGTCGGAAATGATGTTTCACCTGATTTTTATGCGTGGGTTTTCCCCAAGTGCGATCATGTGGCAGTGGGAACGGGGACAGTATGCTCAAAGAAGGATATCAAGATGTTTCAACATGGCATAAGAGCAAGAGTTAGGCCAAAAACTCATGGCGGTCAAGTAATTAAAGTTGAGGCTCATCCAATCCCTGAGCATCCACGTCCAGTTAGAGTCAGGGGACGAGTGGCTCTGGTGGGGGATGCAGCAGGATATGTGACGAAATGTTCTGGTGAGGGAATTTACTTTGCTGCCAAGAGTGGGAGGATGTGCGGGGAAGCAATTGTCAAGGCATCAGAAGGAGGTGAAAGAATGATTAGTGAAGAAGATTTAAAGAGGGAGTATTTGAAGAAGTGGGATGAGAAGTATTTAACTACATTCAGGTTTTTGGATTTGTTGCAAAGGGTGTTTTATGGTAGCAATGCTGCTAGGGAGGCATTAGTGGAGTTGTGTGGGGATGAGTACGTGCAGAGGATGACATTTGAGAGCTATCTGTATAAGAAGTTGGCCCGGGGGAACGGATGGGATGACATTAAGATGGTCATGAATACAATTGGGAGTCTAATTAGGTGTGATATTGTAGGCAGAGGGATTGAAATGTTTGACAAACGAGTTCTTGCACAGTTGTAG
- the LOC140035617 gene encoding uncharacterized protein: MSVAEYEVQFTKLSRFAPELVTTEQRRVRRFVQGLNVEIQEGLAAVRIDTFADAVEKAQRVEVARAQVKSFQAKKRFAPSSSREPTYGNAPPAKVGRGTLGANNPGAPRGAQARGNGARNAGGRNNGTRVGPIGRGQPRNTSQGGRAIVSQVSCTFCKKPDHTIDGCWKKQGKCLRCGSSEHQIAGCPKMQEGGNPNARPNTSGGSRPTVPARVYAMDDQPVPDSSEVVEGTLPIFHRLAKVLIDPGATHSFVNPSFMSGIDVRPVKLPFDLEVRTPMGDKRIIASLAFKNCEFWIGERKMLVDLISLDIKGYDVIIGMDFLGQYHAKLDCQAKVVEFCIPGEAILRLDVKGRLASSAMISGIRARKMLSKGAQGFLAFMINAPSDQVKLEDVLVVREFSDVFPEEVRNLPPDREVEFKIDLVPGTAPISKTPYRMAPAELKELKIQLQDLLEKGFVKEIMPFGLTNAPAAFMDLMQRVFKKYLDQFVVIFIDDILIYSKTREEHVKHLEIVLQILREQKLYAKFSKCEFWLDEISFLGHKISKEGIAVDPAKVEAVMNWKQPESPTEIRSFLGLAGYYRRFIKDFSKIAGPMTDLTKKGNRFTWTPMCESSFQELKKRLTSAPVLVLPDGGEGYAVYSDASEEGKANVVADALSRRAQVAGLMVKEWDMLEEISGWNPRLVKLKILLGNLSLKSSLLERIKEAQKTDPMIQKNLEKVQRGETLDFKLGSEGVLRFRDRIVIPADDEIRKEILEESHRSKYTIHPGVTKMYHDVKGLYWWEGLKKDVAEYVQRCLICQQVKAEHQKPSGLLQPLEIPEWKWEHITMDFVTGLPRSQKGFDAIWVIVDRLTKSAHFLPVSMNFSLEKLVKLYTEEILRLHGEKKIVDPTAIPWIEEAQEKVKLIRERLQTAQSRQKSYTDTRRKDLEFEIGDKVFLRVKPLKSGVVSKKGKKLKPGYIGPFEILRKVGNVAYQLKLPASMAKIHDVFHVSMLKKYYPDPSHVLPLEEIEVDETLTYEEGPVKILKSEVKELRNKKIPLVKVLWRNHGLEEATWELEEKMQKKYPDLFP, encoded by the exons atgagtgtcgccgaatatgaagTCCAGTTCACAAAACTATCCCGttttgctcctgaattggtgACCACGGAGCAAAGGCGAGTCAGAAGGTTTGTGCAGGGTCTGAATGTAGAGATACAGGAAGGTTTAGCTGCTGTAAGGATTGATACCTTTGCAGATGCTGTCGAGAAAGCCCAGAGAGTTGAAGTAGCTAGGGCTCAAGTGAAATCTTTTCAGGCTAAGAAAAGATTTGCTCCTAGCAGTAGTCGGGAGCCGACGTATGGAAATGCTCCACCGGCCAAAGTGGGCCGAGGAACCCTTGGGGCGAATAATCCTGGAGCACCACGAGGCGCCCAAGCAAGAGGAAACGGGGCCAGGAATGCAGGGGGACGGAATAATGGAACCCGAGTGGGACCGATTGGAAGGGGACAACCCAGGAATACCTCACAAGGAGGCCGAGCAATAGTTTCCCAAGTGAGTTGTACATTTTGTAAGAAACCTGACCATACTATAGATGGTTGCTGGAAGAAGCAAGGGAAGTGCTTGAGATGCGGAAGTAGCGAGCACCAAATTGCTGGATGTCCAAAAATGCAGGAAGGGGGTAATCCAAATGCTAGACCAAACACTTCTGGAGGGAGCCGGCCAACAGTTCCTGCCAGGGTGTATGCTATGGATGATCAACCTGTACCTGATTCCTCGGAAGTCGTGGAAGGTACTCTCCCCATTTTTCATCGATTAGCTAAAGTGTTAATTGACCCTGGTGCAACTCATTCATTTGTAAATCCATCGTTTATGTCTGGGATAGACGTGAGACCTGTTAAATTACCCTTCGATCTTGAAGTTAGGACACCAATGGGTGACAAGAGGATAATCGCTAGCTTAGCCTTTAAGAATTGTGAATTCTGGATTGGAGAGCGTAAAATGCTAGTGGATCTAATCAGTCTGGACATAAAAGGGTACGATGTTATCATAGGAATGGATTTCCTAGGTCAATATCATGCTAAGCTGGATTGCCAAgcaaaagtggtagaattttGTATACCTGGAGAAGCAATTCTGAGGTTAGATGTTAAGGGTAGGTTAGCATCATCTGCTATGATCTCAGGGATACGGGCAAGGAAAATGTTGTCAAAAGGAGCTCaaggtttcttagctttcatgatTAATGCTCCCAGTGATCAAGTGAAGTTGGAAGATGTACTAGTGGTACGGGAATTTTCGGATGTTTTTCCGGAAGAGGTAAGGAATCTACCGCCGGATAGAGAAGTGGAATTTAAGATTGATTTGGTGCCTGGAACGGCTCCAATTTCTAAAACTCCGTACCGGATGGCTCCTGCcgagttgaaggagttgaaaatTCAATTGCAAGACCTCTTGGAgaaaggttttgtgaaggaga tcatgccttttggtttaacaaATGCACCAGCggcattcatggatttaatgcagagAGTCTTTAAGAAGTATCTGGATCAGTTTGTGGtgattttcattgatgatatcttGATATACTCTAAAACTCGAGAGGAACATGTTAAGCACTTAGAGATAGTCTTGCAAATATTAAGGGAGCAGAAGCTGTATGCCAAAttcagcaagtgtgagttttggcttGATGAAATATCTTTTCTAGGGCATAAAATTTCCAAGGAGGGAATTGCCGTGGatccggcaaaagttgaggcCGTTATGAATTGGAAGCAGCCAGAAAGCCCAACTGAAAttagaagtttcttgggttTAGCAGGGTATTATAGGCgatttatcaaggatttttcgaaaattgctggacccatgaccgATCTAACCAAGAAAGGGAATAGATTCACTTGGACTCCGATGTGCgagtcaagttttcaggaattaaagaagcgTTTAACATCCGCTCCTGTTTTGGTGTTACCTGATGGAGGTGAAGGTTATGCCGTGTACTCCGATGCTTCCGAAGAAG GAAAAGCTAACGTGGTAGCAGACGCTTTAAGTAGAAGGGcccaagtagcagggttaatggtTAAGGAGTGGGACATGCTAGAAGAAATTAGTGGTTGGAATCCTCGTCTGGTGAAACTGAAGATATTACTTGGGAACTTATCTTTGAAATCGTCATTACTAGAGCGTATTAAGGAGGCCCAGAAAACAGACCCTATGATTCAGAAGAATTTGGAGAAAGTGCAAAGAGGGGAAACCCTAGATTTCAAATTGGGGTCTGAAGGTGTATTGAGGTTCCGAGATCGTATTGTGATTCCGGCAGATGAtgagataagaaaagaaattttggaagaatcaCATCGATCAAAGTATACTATACATCCAGGTGTGACCAAGATGTATCATGATGTGAAGGGATTATACTGGTGGGAAGGTTTGAAAAAGGATGTAGCAGAGTATGTTCAGAGATGCTTGATttgccaacaagtaaaagctgaGCATCAGAAGCCCTCTGGTTTATTGCAACCGTTAgaaatccctgaatggaaatgggaacatatcACAATGGATTTTGTAACGGGACTGCCTAGAAGCCAAAAAGGatttgatgcaatttgggtaatagttgaCCGACTCACTAAGTCTGCACATTTTCTACCCGTAAGCATGAACTTTTCTCTGGAAAAACTGGTCAAGTTGTATACAGAAGAGATTCTAAGATTACATG gagagaagAAGATTGTAGATCCAACAGCGATACCTTGGATAGAAGAGGCCCAGGAGAAAGTGAAACTAATTAGAGAAAGgcttcaaaccgctcagagtagacagaAGAGCTACACCGACACAaggaggaaagatttggagtttgaaatagGAGACAAGGTTTTCCtaagagttaaacccttgaagagcGGAGTAGTATCTAAGAAAGGTAAAAAACTGAAGCCAGGGTATATCggaccttttgaaattttgaggaaagttgggaatgtagcataTCAGCTGAAATTGCCTGCAAGCATGGCTAAAATTCACGATGTATTCCACGtttccatgcttaagaaatattatCCCGACCCAAGTCATGTGTTGCCCCtggaagaaattgaagtggatgaAACGTTAACGTATGAAGAAGGACCAGTCAAGATTTTGAAAAGTGAAGTAAAGGAGCTGAGAAATAAGAAGATTCCTCTGGtgaaggttttatggaggaatcaTGGActggaggaagcaacttgggaattagaagagaaaatgcagaaaaagtaccCTGATTTATTTCCttag
- the LOC113702873 gene encoding uncharacterized protein, which produces MENGNGHANGSSKANEHVEPLKSIYYRPRGGGDRVRYSPADRHPRCQCRATYAYPNALVLSLDDERRHLWDANHTLTQDVEELNIMVDTQFDRMADLEIRLTAEHNMLEVARLEIERQRSRVTRLAEGIRDRSAGIRADASMLMDEATSYLQEDEQAGAEEDPEEDPAEDIAPDSPAEG; this is translated from the coding sequence ATGGAGAATGGAAATGGGCATGCTAATGGTAGTAGCAAGGCTAATGAACACGTAGAGCCGCTAAAATCCATTTACTATAGACCTCGAGGAGGAGGAGACCGAGTGCGATATTCCCCAGCTGATAGGCACCCTAGGTGCCAATGTAGGGCCACATACGCGTATCCCAACGCGTTGGTATTATCTCTTGATGATGAGCGCCGCCACTTGTGGGACGCTAACCACACCTTGACCCAGGATGTGGAGGAGCTGAATATCATGGTGGATACCCAGTTCGACCGTATGGCCGATCTGGAGATTAGGCTAACTGCTGAGCATAATATGCTGGAGGTTGCTCGATTGGAGATAGAGCGACAGAGGTCTAGAGTGACCCGACTTGCTGAGGGGATCAGAGATAGGAGTGCTGGCATCAGGGCTGATGCTTCTATGCTTATGGATGAGGCTACTAGTTACCTTCAGGAGGATGAACAGGCAGGCGccgaggaggatccggaggaggatcccgcTGAGGACATtgctcctgatagccctgctgaGGGTTAG